The Elaeis guineensis isolate ETL-2024a chromosome 14, EG11, whole genome shotgun sequence genome has a segment encoding these proteins:
- the LOC105037802 gene encoding ferritin-like catalase Nec2 produces MMSPWAFSSLFLSFFLIFLPSKAKPFDHHFQPNCTSNPPVVSVSVFPYDVELLQFALNLEHMECDWFLYGALGHGLDAIAPELAMGGPPPIGAMKAKLDHLTQRIIAEFGYQEVGHLRAIKSTVGGLPRPLIDLSVHNFAKIMDDAFGYHLNPPFNPYINSLNYLLASYIIPYMGLVGYVGANPNIDGFVSKRLLAGLLAVEAGQDAIIRALLYERAKELVPPYNITVAQFTIHISNLRNELAKCGIKDEGLIVPTELGAEQRTCSNIISANADSLAYRRNPAEILRVVYGTGNEHQPGGFLPKGGNGKIARELLQGA; encoded by the exons ATGATGTCTCCATGggctttctcctctctcttcctatcTTTCTTCCTTATCTTTCTCCCAAGCAAAGCCAAGCCTTTCGACCACCATTTTCAACCAAATTGCACCTCAAATCCTCCGGTGGTCTCGGTCTCGGTGTTCCCCTACGATGTGGAGCTGCTACAGTTTGCACTGAACTTGGAACATATGGAGTGTGATTGGTTCTTGTATGGTGCACTTGGTCATGGGCTTGACGCCATTGCACCAGAGCTTGCCATGGGTGGACCACCTCCGATAGGTGCCATGAAGGCCAAGCTTGATCATCTTACACAGCGCATCATTGCGGAGTTTGGTTATCAAGAAGTTGGCCACTTAag GGCCATCAAATCTACGGTCGGTGGGTTGCCAAGGCCTTTGATAGATCTGAGCGTACACAACTTCGCAAAGATAATGGATGATGCATTTGGATATCATCTGAACCCTCCATTCAATCCTTATATCAACAGCCTCAACTACTTGCTGGCCTCTTATATAATACCATACATGGGCCTCGTGGGCTACGTTGGTGCTAACCCAAACATCGATGGCTTCGTTTCAAAAAGG CTTTTAGCAGGCTTGTTAGCAGTGGAAGCTGGGCAAGATGCAATAATAAGAGCTCTACTCTATGAGCGAGCCAAAGAGCTAGTCCCACCTTACAACATCACAGTTGCTCAGTTTACCATCCACATATCGAACCTAAGAAATGAACTTGCAAAGTGTGGGATCAAAGACGAAGGTCTCATCGTCCCCACCGAGCTAGGAGCGGAGCAGAGGACATGCAGTAATATCATATCAGCCAATGCTGATTCGCTGGCTTACAGGCGAAACCCTGCTGAGATCCTCAGAGTTGTGTATGGAACTGGCAATGAGCACCAACCTGGTGGTTTCCTGCCCAAAGGAGGAAATGGAAAAATAGCTAGAGAACTTctgcaaggagcttag